In the Microcoleus sp. FACHB-672 genome, one interval contains:
- a CDS encoding GDP-mannose 4,6-dehydratase yields the protein MKKALICGISGQDGAYLAKLLLEKGYIVCGTSRDAQMSSFGNLVRLGIREQVKLESMSLTDFRSVLQVLRKIQPDEVYNLAGQSSVGLSFEQPVETLESITTGTLNLLEALRFTGAPIKIYNAGSSECFGDTRDASANETTPFRPRSPYAVAKAAAFWEVANYREAYGLFACSGILFNHESPLRPGRFVTQKIVAGACAIAQGSQEKLRLGDISVRRDWGWAPEYVEAMYLMLQQEKPDDYVIATGESNKLEDFVAAAFACVGLDWHDYVVIDAGFYRPTDIAVGRGHPAKAREQLGWQAKYKMQDVVRMMVEAKQANLVKQES from the coding sequence ATGAAAAAAGCGCTAATTTGTGGGATATCGGGTCAGGATGGGGCATATCTAGCTAAGTTACTTCTGGAGAAAGGTTATATTGTCTGCGGCACGTCACGGGATGCCCAAATGTCTTCCTTTGGGAATTTAGTGCGCTTGGGCATTCGGGAACAGGTGAAATTAGAGTCAATGTCTCTGACTGATTTCCGCAGTGTGTTGCAGGTGCTAAGGAAAATTCAGCCGGATGAGGTTTACAATCTGGCAGGGCAGAGTTCGGTGGGGCTATCTTTTGAACAGCCGGTGGAGACGCTGGAAAGTATTACCACCGGCACCCTAAATTTACTAGAGGCGCTTCGCTTCACCGGCGCACCGATTAAAATTTACAATGCCGGCTCCAGTGAGTGTTTTGGGGATACTCGCGATGCCTCAGCCAACGAAACCACGCCCTTTCGTCCCCGAAGCCCCTATGCTGTGGCAAAGGCAGCGGCGTTTTGGGAAGTGGCGAACTATCGCGAAGCGTACGGTTTATTTGCCTGTTCTGGCATCCTCTTCAACCACGAATCTCCGTTGCGGCCAGGGCGCTTCGTCACGCAAAAGATTGTAGCCGGTGCTTGCGCGATCGCTCAAGGCAGTCAAGAGAAGTTGCGTCTGGGTGATATTTCAGTTCGGCGGGACTGGGGTTGGGCACCAGAATATGTTGAGGCGATGTACTTAATGTTGCAACAGGAAAAGCCTGATGATTATGTGATTGCAACAGGTGAGAGTAATAAGTTAGAAGACTTTGTAGCGGCAGCTTTTGCTTGTGTGGGCTTAGATTGGCACGATTATGTCGTCATTGATGCCGGTTTTTACCGGCCCACGGATATTGCAGTCGGTAGAGGCCATCCAGCAAAGGCGCGGGAACAGCTAGGTTGGCAGGCGAAATACAAGATGCAGGATGTGGTGCGAATGATGGTAGAAGCAAAGCAGGCAAATTTGGTAAAACAGGAGTCATGA
- a CDS encoding circadian clock KaiB family protein produces MNYRAKFKETKNSAASLPQVFKGIALFTPGGDLIYCIDPSKHSRWHLHLCAALQERLGLPEPPHFLVPGYTATIDRWIDPYTQQLRISAEAHAPVLRHQALLNAVFNTGDLVWQAAPWLEQLCNPMVLATYRSQFPQLWEERDLVMRVERTGIDVPASAEPVIFVPERVETKGYILRLFVGKNKAATERTLERLHQLLERAISCPYTLKVIDIFKHPEQAEADQVSATPTLVKVWPRPVRRIVGELENAGEILRVLGSLDS; encoded by the coding sequence ATGAATTATAGAGCGAAGTTTAAAGAGACTAAGAACTCAGCAGCTTCTCTCCCCCAAGTGTTTAAAGGCATTGCCTTGTTTACACCTGGGGGAGATTTGATTTATTGCATTGATCCGAGTAAGCACAGCCGGTGGCACCTACATTTGTGTGCAGCGCTTCAGGAAAGGCTGGGTTTGCCAGAGCCACCCCATTTTTTGGTGCCAGGATATACGGCAACAATTGACCGCTGGATTGATCCTTACACTCAGCAGCTCAGGATTTCGGCTGAGGCTCATGCGCCGGTTTTACGGCATCAAGCACTACTGAATGCAGTTTTTAATACAGGTGATTTGGTTTGGCAAGCTGCGCCGTGGCTAGAGCAGTTGTGCAATCCGATGGTATTGGCAACCTATCGCTCCCAGTTTCCCCAGCTTTGGGAAGAACGTGACCTCGTGATGCGTGTTGAGCGCACCGGCATCGATGTTCCTGCCTCTGCAGAGCCGGTGATCTTCGTACCAGAGCGAGTAGAAACGAAAGGCTATATTTTGCGCCTATTTGTTGGTAAAAATAAGGCCGCAACCGAACGCACTCTGGAGCGGCTGCACCAGCTTTTAGAACGGGCGATTAGCTGTCCTTACACGCTGAAAGTCATTGATATTTTTAAACATCCAGAGCAAGCAGAAGCCGATCAAGTCTCTGCAACGCCCACTCTGGTTAAAGTGTGGCCGCGACCTGTTCGGCGGATTGTCGGTGAGTTAGAGAATGCCGGCGAAATTTTGCGAGTTTTAGGCAGCTTGGATAGCTAG
- a CDS encoding substrate-binding domain-containing protein has product MSHNKETTVLVLSLLITAGLLGAGFWWLINHFAVDKNRAINNQSAAVRPSSPETLAQVQNVPSGLFSYGGSTTWAPIRRDLDSAIQTVWPQFRLRYTHPYNTIPSSGTGLRMLLDNQLSFAHSSRPVQDKEYQQAQQRGFMLKEVPVAIDGRAVAVNPSLNIPGLTVDQVNDIDSGKITNWSQVGGPDLKITRYAVQGDAAGRFELVPTPTDALRKVAADPGGIFQASAPLVVSQCKIKALPVGRNLNQLIAPYKEPFIPLDQCPAKRNQVNTAVFQSGEYPITRRLLVVIKQNGQIDQQAGEAYANLLLTPQGQELIEKAGFVRIR; this is encoded by the coding sequence ATGTCTCACAATAAGGAAACCACTGTTCTCGTTTTGTCCCTGCTAATCACTGCTGGATTATTGGGGGCTGGTTTCTGGTGGTTGATCAACCACTTTGCTGTTGATAAAAATCGCGCAATTAACAATCAATCGGCTGCTGTTAGACCATCGAGTCCTGAAACACTTGCCCAAGTGCAGAACGTGCCAAGCGGACTTTTCAGCTATGGTGGCAGCACGACTTGGGCACCGATTCGGCGAGATTTAGATTCCGCGATTCAAACGGTTTGGCCTCAGTTTCGCTTGCGCTACACCCACCCCTACAATACGATTCCGAGTTCGGGTACAGGGCTGCGGATGCTGTTAGACAATCAACTGTCCTTTGCTCACTCCTCTCGCCCGGTTCAAGATAAGGAATACCAACAGGCGCAACAACGGGGTTTTATGCTGAAAGAGGTGCCAGTTGCAATAGATGGCAGGGCGGTTGCAGTAAACCCAAGTTTGAATATACCCGGTTTAACCGTAGACCAAGTCAATGATATTGACAGCGGCAAGATTACCAATTGGAGCCAAGTGGGTGGCCCTGACTTGAAAATTACGCGCTACGCGGTACAGGGTGATGCCGCTGGCCGGTTTGAATTAGTACCCACTCCAACGGACGCTTTACGGAAGGTTGCTGCTGATCCTGGGGGGATTTTTCAAGCCTCAGCCCCTTTGGTTGTGTCGCAGTGTAAGATTAAGGCGCTGCCGGTGGGCCGTAACCTCAATCAGCTCATTGCTCCGTATAAGGAGCCTTTTATTCCCCTTGATCAGTGCCCAGCTAAGCGCAACCAAGTGAATACGGCTGTATTCCAGAGTGGTGAGTATCCGATTACCCGTCGCTTGTTGGTGGTAATTAAACAGAACGGTCAAATTGATCAACAAGCCGGTGAAGCCTACGCCAATTTACTGCTAACGCCTCAAGGTCAAGAGCTGATTGAAAAGGCTGGATTTGTAAGAATCCGCTGA
- a CDS encoding serine/threonine-protein kinase: MEILCTRTGCPRPVNSFADLDDSNILKTVQQKFCTSCGMPLILIGRYLPVKLLGKGGFGAAFLARDRYTPAMRQCVVKQFQPAGDLTPQQMQIAQGLFEREAVVLEELGNRHPQIPDLFAFFPLEVPGLQTGKPDQFFYLVQEFIDGQNLEEELAQKAQFSETEILEVLGEILKVLKFVHEHHSIHRDIKPANIMRARNGRLYLLDFGAVKQVAQAAGGDPGHQHSTGIYSMGFAPPEQMAGSTVFPSTDLYALAVTCITLLTGKSAMELFDSYSNELNWRGYARVSDHLATILDRMLLSAPSRRFQSADEVIAALSSQQSQPAPSLNPPPSMPPTSLPTKVTAPRPAPATPPPASPPAQQSPPAPLQRPTKPSFSTFELLGGAAFTGFQGALLAIAISSALGISGVSYLVWLGILASLIFAQARRVIEGKDLPIIAVVTLAIVLGVSQLQGGFGLQGVVAIAALAGLSAVALTALFRLIYKLLSSIF; this comes from the coding sequence ATGGAAATTCTCTGCACCCGCACCGGCTGTCCCCGTCCTGTCAACTCTTTTGCCGATCTTGATGACAGCAACATTCTTAAAACTGTGCAGCAGAAGTTCTGCACCAGTTGCGGGATGCCGCTGATTTTAATCGGGCGGTATCTGCCGGTGAAACTCCTGGGTAAAGGAGGATTTGGGGCGGCGTTTCTTGCTCGTGATCGCTATACCCCGGCGATGCGTCAGTGTGTGGTCAAACAGTTTCAACCGGCAGGCGATCTGACTCCCCAACAAATGCAAATCGCCCAAGGTTTATTTGAGCGCGAGGCGGTGGTTTTAGAGGAATTGGGCAACCGGCACCCCCAAATTCCGGATCTGTTTGCGTTCTTTCCGCTGGAAGTCCCCGGCTTGCAAACGGGCAAACCCGACCAGTTTTTTTATCTGGTTCAAGAATTTATTGATGGGCAAAATTTAGAGGAGGAACTGGCGCAGAAAGCACAGTTCTCTGAAACCGAGATTTTGGAAGTGCTGGGAGAAATCCTTAAGGTGCTGAAATTTGTCCACGAACACCATTCCATCCACCGAGATATCAAGCCGGCGAATATTATGCGTGCTCGCAATGGCCGGCTTTATTTGTTAGATTTCGGTGCCGTCAAGCAAGTGGCGCAGGCAGCAGGGGGAGATCCCGGACATCAGCACAGCACCGGCATCTATTCGATGGGGTTTGCACCGCCTGAACAAATGGCCGGCAGCACTGTCTTTCCTTCCACCGATCTGTACGCCTTGGCAGTGACTTGCATTACATTGCTCACCGGCAAGTCGGCGATGGAGTTATTTGATTCCTACAGTAATGAGTTGAATTGGAGAGGATATGCACGGGTTAGTGATCATCTGGCAACGATTTTAGATCGGATGCTGTTATCTGCTCCCAGCCGGCGCTTCCAGTCAGCCGATGAGGTGATTGCCGCTCTTTCTTCCCAACAATCCCAGCCGGCACCCTCTCTTAACCCACCACCATCAATGCCGCCGACTTCTCTGCCAACAAAGGTCACAGCCCCCCGCCCGGCACCCGCAACACCGCCGCCAGCCTCCCCGCCGGCTCAGCAGTCTCCACCAGCCCCCCTACAACGCCCAACGAAGCCTTCCTTTTCAACCTTTGAACTGTTAGGAGGAGCTGCATTTACCGGCTTTCAGGGAGCTTTACTGGCGATTGCCATTAGTAGTGCACTCGGAATTTCGGGAGTGAGTTATCTTGTTTGGTTGGGAATCTTGGCGAGTCTGATCTTTGCCCAAGCCCGCCGTGTGATTGAGGGTAAGGATCTGCCAATTATTGCCGTTGTGACGCTGGCGATTGTGTTGGGCGTTTCCCAGTTACAAGGTGGATTTGGCCTTCAGGGTGTAGTGGCAATTGCCGCCTTGGCCGGCTTATCTGCAGTCGCCCTCACCGCACTGTTTCGCCTAATTTACAAGTTACTTTCCAGTATTTTTTAA
- a CDS encoding alpha/beta fold hydrolase translates to MTTQQLTPASTFERLTWTWQGHKIKYTVMGAGRPLVLIHGFGASIGHWRNNIPALAAGGYRVFALDLLGFGASDKPALDYSLELWQEMLKDFWESQIQESAVFVGNSIGALLSLMVVANHPEIAAAGILINCAGGLNHRPHELNLPLRTVMGIFTKLVTSPVIGPFLFNRIRQKNRLRRTLQQVYCNHDAVTDELIDLIYEPSCDPGAQRVFASILAAPAGPEPSELLPQVKQPLLVLWGANDPWTPISGSRIYQELSQTQPIEFVSIPNTGHCPHDERPEIVNSFILNWLAQQTGNSAS, encoded by the coding sequence GTGACAACACAACAGCTAACACCGGCATCAACGTTTGAAAGGCTCACTTGGACTTGGCAGGGCCATAAAATCAAATACACCGTGATGGGCGCAGGTCGCCCCCTGGTGTTGATTCATGGCTTTGGAGCCTCAATTGGCCACTGGCGTAACAACATTCCCGCACTCGCTGCCGGCGGCTACCGAGTATTTGCCTTGGATCTGTTAGGATTTGGTGCTTCAGATAAGCCGGCACTCGATTACTCGCTTGAACTTTGGCAAGAAATGCTGAAGGATTTCTGGGAATCACAAATTCAGGAATCGGCAGTCTTTGTGGGCAATTCCATTGGTGCACTGCTGAGTTTGATGGTGGTTGCCAATCATCCAGAAATTGCCGCCGCCGGCATTTTGATTAACTGTGCCGGTGGGCTAAATCATCGACCTCACGAACTAAATTTGCCCTTGCGAACCGTGATGGGGATCTTTACCAAATTAGTCACCTCGCCGGTTATAGGGCCGTTTTTATTTAACCGCATCCGCCAAAAAAATCGTCTGCGTCGCACACTGCAACAAGTTTATTGCAATCATGACGCCGTTACCGACGAACTGATCGATTTGATTTATGAACCTTCCTGCGATCCAGGTGCTCAGCGTGTGTTTGCCTCAATTCTCGCAGCACCTGCCGGCCCGGAGCCATCCGAGTTGCTGCCACAAGTCAAGCAACCGTTGCTCGTTTTATGGGGAGCAAATGACCCCTGGACACCGATCTCAGGCTCACGCATTTATCAAGAATTAAGTCAGACTCAACCGATAGAATTTGTCTCGATTCCCAACACCGGCCATTGTCCCCATGATGAACGACCAGAGATTGTGAATTCGTTCATTTTAAATTGGCTAGCTCAGCAAACGGGAAACTCTGCCTCTTAA
- a CDS encoding type IV pilus twitching motility protein PilT, producing MTQSNRPPVPPPPGVPRVPPMPPPPGRPPAPPASMTTGTAAAGTTQRQSSQTMTMPAAPPPVAPPPAAPPAATNPAQQTRPPAAAAAATPKFSASGGAQPTLRAMVAVANEKGCSDIHLGVNEAPRFRSRGDIVPTEWPVTDLDTFMGWLQEVLTDDEIRQFQEHLDFDGAADLGFVRIRINIFDSLAGPAMVLRLIGTQIMTMEQLKLPPVFKDLCHYHKGLLLVTGPTGSGKSTTMAAMMDYINKNMAKHIITIEDPVEFVHVSQKCLIKHREVGRHTLEFKNALKAALREDPDMMLVGEIRDQETINIALKAASTGHLVAGTLHTNSAIKTIERIMGMFPPAEQPAMRVSLAESLVAIIAQGLCKTTDGKRAAYHDIMIATDAIKEYIIKGEMEEINQVMLKSEFDGMITMNKALFNLYQEGRISEEIALEMSPTPNEMAQFLRGRI from the coding sequence ATGACACAATCTAATCGTCCCCCCGTTCCGCCCCCACCTGGTGTACCCCGCGTTCCTCCGATGCCACCCCCACCTGGCCGGCCCCCAGCACCTCCGGCTAGTATGACAACAGGGACGGCAGCAGCCGGCACGACTCAGCGTCAGTCTTCACAAACAATGACAATGCCGGCAGCACCTCCGCCGGTAGCGCCTCCGCCGGCAGCCCCTCCAGCAGCCACGAACCCGGCTCAACAAACCCGCCCACCAGCGGCAGCAGCAGCGGCAACTCCGAAATTCTCAGCATCCGGTGGGGCGCAACCAACTTTAAGGGCAATGGTTGCGGTCGCTAACGAAAAAGGGTGTTCTGATATTCACTTAGGCGTCAATGAAGCCCCTCGTTTCCGCAGTCGAGGCGACATCGTACCCACCGAGTGGCCCGTAACCGATTTAGATACGTTTATGGGTTGGCTACAGGAAGTGCTCACGGATGACGAAATCCGGCAGTTTCAAGAGCACCTAGACTTTGACGGCGCAGCAGATTTAGGCTTTGTCCGCATCCGGATTAATATTTTTGATAGTTTAGCCGGCCCAGCGATGGTGTTGCGCTTGATTGGAACGCAGATCATGACAATGGAGCAGCTAAAACTGCCGCCGGTGTTCAAGGATCTGTGCCACTATCATAAAGGGTTACTTTTGGTAACAGGGCCAACGGGTTCCGGTAAGTCCACCACAATGGCAGCCATGATGGATTACATCAATAAAAACATGGCTAAACACATCATCACCATTGAAGACCCGGTTGAATTTGTCCATGTCAGCCAAAAATGCTTGATCAAGCACCGAGAAGTAGGCCGGCACACCTTAGAATTTAAAAACGCCCTGAAAGCCGCTTTGCGGGAAGACCCGGATATGATGCTGGTGGGGGAAATTCGAGATCAAGAAACCATTAATATTGCCCTGAAAGCCGCTTCAACGGGTCACTTAGTGGCAGGAACCCTGCACACAAACAGCGCTATTAAAACCATTGAGCGGATTATGGGGATGTTCCCTCCTGCTGAACAGCCGGCAATGCGGGTGTCTCTGGCAGAATCTCTCGTGGCAATTATCGCTCAAGGTTTGTGCAAAACCACAGACGGCAAGCGGGCGGCTTATCACGACATTATGATCGCCACCGATGCGATTAAAGAATATATCATCAAAGGTGAAATGGAGGAAATCAATCAAGTGATGCTGAAGTCCGAGTTCGATGGCATGATCACCATGAACAAGGCACTATTTAACCTTTATCAAGAAGGTCGCATCAGTGAGGAAATTGCCTTGGAAATGTCGCCTACTCCGAATGAAATGGCACAGTTCCTGCGAGGACGTATCTAA